tatacaactgaaagcatcgagtataaaactcaaaataacgAAACTATGATACATGAGAATGAAATAAGAGACGATCAAGgcacaataataaacatttctAAGGGACTAAAAAATGATCAACGCGTGAAagcatcaaaattaataaaaaggtttaaacatttatttacgtCCGACCCATTAAATATAGGGTGTGCAAACGTGGAACCCTGcgagattaaattaaaatccgaCAAACCTATATTCCAACCCCCATACAGAACACCCCCAATTCaaagagaaaaattaaaaacgttaattgataaaatgataaaagcTGACATTATCGAACCAAGTCGAAGCAATTACGCGGCAccagtatttttaatacctaaaaagGAGAAAGGCGAATACAGATTTTTAGTAGATTATAGGAAACTAAACAATGAAACAATTAGTGACAAACACCCTATACCTAGATCACAAGACCTTTTCAGAAGCTTAGAGGGTGCAAAATATTACAGTTCTATCGACCTTTGCCAAGGATATTTTCAGATCCCAGTAAAAAAAGAGGACCAAGATAAGACAGCCTTTATTACGGATTTTGGCCTATATAACTTTAAACGAATCCCCCAAGGTTTTAAAAATTCGGGCCCAATTTTTCAAAgagttatcaataatttattcagtGACCTTTTATATAGAACAATGATAGCATACTTGGACGATATATGCTGTTACGGAAACAACTTTGAGGTAGCATTAGCCAGATTAGAGGAAATACTCAAAAGACTAGATGAAGccggattaaaattaaaaactaacaaatgCGTAATATTAGGTACGGAAATAGAATTATTAGGTCATAAAGTATCAAATATAGGACTAACACCgctggaaaaaaatataaaggcgATAACACTTTTCCCAACACCAGCAAAAATTAAAGACGTAAGAGCTTTCATAGGATTAACTAGTTATTAcagaaagtatataaaaaattttgcgAAAATCGCCACACCACTGACCGACCTAACAAAAAAGGAAAACAGATTTCATTGGGATAGCTCTCAAGAAaatgcattttcaattttaaaaaaagccaTAATAACAGCCCCCGTACTAGCTCATTTTGAGGACGGACACCAAGTTTTTGTAACCACGGACGCGTCATTAGAAGGACTCTCGGGAATTTTAGAACAAAACGACAACGATGGAAAACGACACCCTATAGCATTCGCTTCAAGAAAATTAAAGGGGGGTGAAAGAAACTTTACGACCACAGAATTAGAAATGTCGGCAGTTGTATTCGCAGTGAactattttaaagaatatttgttGGGCAGAAAGGTAATAGTATTTAGCGACCATTCAAGTTTACAATACTACCAAACAATGAAAAATCCATCATCCcgaataacaaaatttatttttaaattattagaattcgACATTGAAATTAAACATCGCCCCGGCCTTTGGAATACAGCCGCGGACTGCTTATCACGATACCCAGTAGACAcattacaagtaaaaaaaatcttCGAAACTACAGAGACAGAAGAAATAAATTTTGACACAATAAATATAGACAACATCAAAGGAAGTCAATCAAATGACGAATTTTGCAAAGGCATCATATCCGCAATAACTGAAAACaacaattcaaaatacaaaagaaaatctagacaatttacaatcaaaaacgatatgttattttttaaaaattggtcaCCGAACGGAATCaaaaatttattagtaataccaaaaaatttagtcaatataGTACTGAAATCCTACCACGAGTCAGCGCTATCGGCACATTTCGGAATTACAAAAACCTTAGCAAGACTAAAGGAAAAATATTACTGGCCGACAATGACACTAGACACaaacaaattcataaaaaccTGTACGTCATGTCAACTTTCAAAAAACCAAAACGGTAAAAAACCAGGACTATTGCAACCTATTCCATTAATCGACACAAAACCTATGTCAAGACTATGCTTCGATTATTTAGGACCATTACCCATATCCAAaggtaaaaaatacttaatagtagCTACCTGCAATGCAACAAAGATGGCTTTTGCGAAGGCTGTTACAAACGCAGATGCAGCAGCAACCATCGATTTTCTATTCGATATAATAACTACCTACGGCACACCAAAATACTTCGTCAGCGACAGaggtacacattttaaaaacattgaagttaaaaatatatgcgAGAAATTGGGAATAACTCAAAAATTTTCTACTTCGTACCACCCACAAAGTAATGGGATGActgaattaatgaataaaatcatATGCAATGCCCTGACACATTACGTCGACAACAACCAAAAAAACTGGGCACTATACTACAAAATGGTAATATTCGCGTACAATACACACCCACACGCAAGACTTGGCTACTCCCCATTCTATCTAATGTACGGCACGGAGGCAACGCAACCACTAGACAACAAAATCTACCCACCCGAAACAGAACATAATAGAATCGAAGCGATTACACAATTACAAAAAGTTAGGCAAGAACTGCCTAAATTGATAGAAGCAGAACAAATTAAGCAAAAAAAACAGTACGACAAAAGCCACAAGGAAGTAGAATACCAACCCGGCCAAAAAGtactagtaaaaattaaatttcagaaACAAGGAGAAACAAAGAAATTAGCACACAAATATAGAGGCCCCTTTAAAATCTTAGAAAAAATCTCAGACGTAAACTACAAGATTGCTTTAACACTCAAAGAAAAAGAAACCACGGACATTATACATGTAGATAGATTAAAACCATACCATGAAAAATTagactaaattaataataataattataataaattacgcaCTCACCAattgttccaaaaaaaaaaaaaataaaaaataaaaaaaacatacataattaataacctgaaaaataaaaatgataataaataaaaaaaaaaatgttacaaaagaaaaaaaaaaaacaaaagaatagaatgtattttcagcataaacaaaaattcacgagtcaacgagtagcaacaatcttctgagacaaagggcgaatataatattttcaaagtagacaataagcattaaatcaaaaattatagaaacaatagcaaataaaattgttccatacgaagacacgaaaaagacacagtccaaacagaaatttgaaatttgaaaagcagaaatatagatataaaaataaaaattacaaatcaaattcgacaaaacgaaaacaagcaagataatattcaaatacttaccttatgaaatacaagaagagaagaagaattaactaccacagaatcaaagaatgaaataccatagaaaaacaacgaaaatttattgctatttgtcgaaataaaaatattatacttcaaactgtgaacaatctctaagaaaacatttttccacaaaaggaccaatcaatacatttttataaccttatattcatatttatttttttttttttttaggcacgcattatataattaattattaaatagtaagatAAATTAACATGtaagcataattttatagtcaACGACGCGAATAAGCCGAGACAGTAACctagtaattatataagtttagtatttaattttgtaataagacatttttatgtagcaatagcattaaaaaatgagggcattttttccaaaaaacaacggggactgtcgtatattacagacagtcgtcaaaataatattatttaatatatatgtaatataggtgggaatatttcaaattgtaaattattgacataggtcaggccagcgaagcaatatgtgctgaggcgacaataatattttctatataacaccgccgtacgcgcaggcacgtccccccgttgtcgctgagtgattcggcgaggacgtagctacgacgtgcgtgtgaaacgccgatcgtagtacgggctaggcgatctgaatttgctaagtgttttattttatgtttgttttaatacaataaaagtgtttccgacctgaaaacccgagttaaacattattttagtcattcttacgttcttaccttttataggaacagcgccgggatatacgtactatgtgtcaatgaagttttattaaactgaatagtgccaaggtatatgtaatctttgagtcattccaactagataggaacgaactaagaattgacaagcgcctaccatcgtacctcaacgagttaacagtgccattctaattaactttagagagtgtcattaactagagaatacgagggtaaggcgatagttagtttaccgcgtattgtctaatacgggtgataccacagctCTAAGAATTGCCATGGGGTATAGAACGGTTTCCACACGAGCCATATTAGTGGTCGCTGCTACCATTCCTGCACATCTGTTGGCGTTGGAAAGACTGAAATTACATGAGGATAGGACTAGAAAAGATAAATCACGAGAAGTATCGTTCATAAAGTGGCAGGACGAGTGGAATGAGGCGGATACGGGCAGTTGGACAAGAAGGATGATACCAGACGTGAAAAAATGGGCAACAAGGAAACATGGAGAGATAAATTTTCACCTAACGCAAATGCTCACCGGGCACGCAAACAGCGCCTGAACGTTGCGGAAATGTTGAAATTACTAGAAGAGGACAGACCACCAGGTGCGGGAAAGAGTACAGTAGTCGAAGTTGCTGCACTTTCCGATGAAGGCACCACCAAATTCCTTCTTGCAGACATCGTCCTAGAAATGAAGGCTCTAAGGCACGATGTTAGTGATATCCAATTGGCTCAAGGTCCTGGTGGTGGCAGCGCAGTTAATGATGGAACCTGGGCTGCGGTTGCAAACAAGGGGAAAGCTAGTAAGGTTAAGGGCCCAGATGTAGCTCCACCCCTGACAAAAACCGCGGACAGACCAAAGCGCATAAGAACGCGCCCTCAAGCTATAATGGTGAACATGGGCAGCAAGGATGACTTGGAAAAAAAATCAGGGGCGGAACAAATAAAGAAGTCATAGAAGACCGTGTAGTTGGAATGAGGAAAACGAGATCTGGGGACCTTTTGATTGAGGTAAAGGGTGACGCAGACCAAGTAGAGGCAGTTAGAGCGGAGGTGTCAAGGTCTGCCGGGAACGAAGTTGAGGTGCGTACTCTTCAACAGAAGACTCTGCTGGAGATTAGAGACTTGGACCAGTGGATAGACAAAGAAGAGGTGGCAGACTCAGTGGCAACGGCAACTGGAACCAAACGAGATACGGTGAGGTTACTCAGCCTAAGGGTGCGCTACGGAAGTACTCAGACGGCCCTCATTCTGGCTCCGACAGCATCGTGTCGCAATGTGCTTGCACAGGGCCGGATACGCGTAGGCATGGTGAGTTGCAGGATCAGACAGGGTGAACAGAAAGCCCGGTGCTTCCGGTGTCTATCCTTTGGACACATGAGCAAGGACTGCGACGGGCCCGACAGGAGCAAATGTTGCAAGCGCTGTGGCAGCCAAGATCACTTTGCTAAGGATTGCACGGCAGTGGGACCAGACGTTGTTGCCTTCGTAAAAATACTGGAGATGGAGTCAAGTGCTAGAGGGCAACAGTTCCAAGTGGAGTAGAATCATCGTCTCATCAACATGGCTTACctccaaattaatttaaataggagTAGAGAGGCCCAGGCTCTGGCCCTCCACACAATGGAAGTTAAGGGAGCAAATGTTCTGTGCATCAGTGAACCTAACTGCATACCTGATCACCCAGGCTGGGTAGGAAGTACGGACGGGAAATGCGCCCTGTTCTTCCAGCAAAATCAGCACGTACTGAGAACCGGCTCAGGCGCAGGGTACGCATGGGCTGACTTGGATGATCTCAGAATATACAGCTGCTATATTTCGCCGAAGTGTACACTTAACGAATTTGATGTCTTCCTATACAGACTATTCGATAGTGTCAGAGGAGCTACATCAGAGGTGATTGTTTCTGGGGATTTCAATGCCCATTCACCAGCTTGGGGATCACACAAAACCAATCCAAGAGGGAAAGCTCTGATTGAAATTGTCGAGTCTTTAAACCTTCTTGTGCTCAACGATGGCAAAGTGCCGACTTTTCCACACGTGAACTCATTTCTGGATCTGACGTTGGTGGCAAAAGGAATTACGAGGAAGATTGGCTCCTGGGAGGTACTAGAGCAGGAGTCTTTGACTGATCATCAATATGTATTCTTCAATACAAGGATGACATTGAGAAGTGTACAAACCGAAAAGAACGGATGGTCATGGAGGAAGTTGGATATAGACAGATTGGACAAGTTCATTGCGGAGGCAAAAACACCATTGTCAATGACTGCAGAAACCAGCTCCACTGCGTTATCTGAACTCTTAAGGAACGCATGTAATAGCTGTATGCCAAAAGGTACATACAAATGGGGGGAGAAGCCATGTTACTGGTGGTCACAAACCATTGCGGAGCTCCGGAAGGAATGTATGCACTCTAGAAGGAAGCTGCGCAAATCACGAACGCGGAACGAAGATTGCGTTTCAAAACTTGAAGAGTACAAGGTCCTGAAGAGGAAGCTCAAAGCTGAAATCAGGAAAAGTAAAGAAAACAGTTAAAGGGAGCTTTGTGTACAAGTCGAAACTGACTCTTGGGGCACTCCCTATAATCTCGTGACCAAGAAACTAGTAGGTTAGAGGCCCATAACGGGGATAACAATTCCTGGACGACTGAATTCTATAGTAGCCACTTTATTTCCCGTTCATCAACCAAATATTTGGCCTAGTACGGATTCGATAGAAGAGGTCCCGCTAATTACTTGCGAAGAACTTGTGACAATAGGCCCACGCCTGCCTACGAACAAGGCACCAGGACCGGATGGAGTCCCGGATGTGATTCTGAGACGAATAAGCGAGAGGAAACCAAAGCTCCTACTGGGTACTCTCAACAGGTGTCTTGTGCAGGGGCACTTCCCGAACCCATGGAAGGAG
This genomic window from Metopolophium dirhodum isolate CAU chromosome 1, ASM1992520v1, whole genome shotgun sequence contains:
- the LOC132950311 gene encoding uncharacterized protein LOC132950311; its protein translation is MAYLQINLNRSREAQALALHTMEVKGANVLCISEPNCIPDHPGWVGSTDGKCALFFQQNQHVLRTGSGAGYAWADLDDLRIYSCYISPKCTLNEFDVFLYRLFDSVRGATSEVIVSGDFNAHSPAWGSHKTNPRGKALIEIVESLNLLVLNDGKVPTFPHVNSFLDLTLVAKGITRKIGSWEVLEQESLTDHQYVFFNTRMTLRSVQTEKNGWSWRKLDIDRLDKFIAEAKTPLSMTAETSSTALSELLRNACNSCMPKGTYKWGEKPCYWWSQTIAELRKECMHSRRKLRKSRTRNEDCVSKLEEYKVLKRKLKAEIRKSKENS